ACGTACTCCAATCCGGGGCATCAGACCCTACTTCATAGGTAGTTTTTTTAGTATCATCCACCACAATAACTGGTGCTGTCGTATCTTGGATTGTAATTGTTATTAATTTAGAAATCTTGTTATTCCTTGAATCAACTGCATGATAACCAACAGCAAATGTTCCCACTGTATCCATATCGACATTACTTCTATCAATATCTGATTCTGTTAATGTTATTGTACCATCTCTTTGATCGGTTACTACTACTGCATCTAGCCAGTCAGGTTCACTAGCCCCCACTTCATACGTTGTTTTAAATGTTTCTTTAACTGAAATGTCTGGCGCTGTATTGTCTAAAATGCCACAAGCTGATACAAAAATCAACAGACTGAGTAGTACTAAAAAACTAAATTTCTTAACCATTTTCATCCCCCATTTATTTTTCACTATATTCATTATAATGAATTCGCTTTTCTAATTATGTTATGTCTTGTAAAAAAATAATAATGTTCATGCACAAATCATTAATATTTTATAATCTTTTACCCCCTATGCGCCTAATTTTACCATTTATTGGTATTAGTGTAAATCTATTCATACATAATTTCCCAATAGTATTGTTGAAACTAAGAATTTTATATATAATATTATTATTGATAAAAGGTGGGGATTATGAATGAAGTTTCGATTATTACTAATAACGATCTTGTCGTTAACATCACTATTATTAACAGGATGTCAGAATGATGAGGTAGAGATTACGACAGAGACTACTGATGAGGAGTATGTTAAGTTACAAGCTGATTATGAGTATTTTCAGTCACTTGATTTCAGTGATGAGACGATTTATTTTGATCCAAATTTCTATATTCATGAAGATGAGCATGATATTAACTGGTATGAGGTAATCGGTCAGAACAAAGAGGTATCAGACGCTTATTTTAAATTGGATTATAGGTATAAGTCACTAGATGATTCTTCTGTTGTTACGTATGTTCATGGTAAAAAGAGTCATTTAACTTTAACTTATGATGATGGGCATCATCCTGTTGCTACTAAAGATATACCAGTTGTCTACCTTGATGTTGGATCCTTTGCAAACATTGAACCTAGGCTATATGGTTTTACTCATCGTTTCATTACAGTTCATGAAAAAGATTATAAAATTGAATTCAAAACTTACAACGATGATTATTATGGGGTTTGGTTTTCGCATATGTCAGATGAAGAGACTGATTATGTCATGCAGGGGGACTATCGAATCGCAAATGAAGATTTCCGATACAATGAGAAATATACTGGTCCTAAGACTTATTACATTGAAGGTACTCCAGTCTTAAAAATATGGAAAGTAGAGATGGGCTATCGTGTTGGAGTTCTAGACCCGAATGATTATACAACCGTTATTACTGACTACTATGTTTATTCAGTCGACATGGACCACTCAAGGTCGCATTGGTTTTTTCACTGGGAAAAACTTTTAAGTCTAAGAGATTTTTATAGTGAGTTTAACTATGAAATCGACTATATCGAATACGATCCAATACTCGATCATCTAGAAGTTCGTTTACAAGCCTATAATGAAGATAAGACAATTCATTATAATGAAACATACACCGTAGATGATTACTACACACAATTATTCTCGAAGGACGATCTCGATTATGACATTGAGATTACTAGAGTGGATCAGCAGATTGTCAACATCACGTTTATCCACAAGAAGCTTGATGATTATGAGTTCTCCTACACGTTAGAAGCAAACCGAACTAAAGACTAATCTATAATTACAACTGAACCATAACAAAAAAATGAACACTAAAAAATCACAGGTATCTCTTCATAGGACCTGTGATTTTTTTTGTTCTTACCATTACCCCACTTTATCGTTTCATCACCTTGTAACTCCCCCACTAATAATGGAGAGTTTGGATCTGCTTACCTGTGTTCTTTTTAGCTCACTCACGTTCGCGTAGCAGTAGGAGCAGAAGTGTGTACAGGTGTTACTCGCTCCTATATCGATACGTTGTGCAAAACCGCAACCTTTTCGTTGACCTTTGTCTTTCTTAAGAGTGAAATGTTCATCTCCTAAAAGCTGCTTAGCGACTAGTTCGTCATCAATGCATTTACCATGACGGACTCCGTACTCGCTTAAGTCGACTTCTTCGGAGCTAGTCTCGATCTCTAAGCCATATTTCTTTGTAATGCTAGCTAGTACCGAGCCAACTTCTTTCATCAAGTCTTCTGTCCATTCTGTTATCGTTAAATGCTGTGTATTTCGTTTGGTCTTCTTATACAGATCTACAAAGCTAATGACTACTCGATTGGTATAGCCTGCTAACTGTTTGCAAGTTCTTTAAAGTAACGATAGTGGTACTCCAATGTATACGTGTCAGTTAGGAGTATTGGATCGTAGCGCCAGACGACTTTGTTCTTGCTGGTCCTGTTTGATAGGTGGGTGAAGGTCTCGATCAGCTCGGTCAATTTTCTCGGTACTGCTTGTTCAACAGCCTGTTCATATGCAGTTAGTGTGAACTGAAAATAGTAGGTATAGCCGAGTTGATTAAGCACTTGTAAATAGTCTAGCATTGGTGTCTCATTTTTCGTCCAAAAGACAACAAAACAGGTGACATCTTTAGGTTTTAAACTGACTCGACTGACGTATTTTCTGTTAAAAGGATTAATTGAGTCAACATAGCCTCTTCTAATCCCATTCATAAACCGCTCTGAAAAGATGCTGGGATGTCTGTTCGTCTTGAAACGGATATAATACGATCTGTCCTCATACTCTACTCCTAACTGTGACTTTGTTTATTACCTTTACATAAGGATAAAATGATAGGCTGTCAAGAATGGCTAGTATGCTTATAAATACTGACATTCATATTTATTATAAAAAGACTCATTTATAGATGCGTTCAAACATAAATATAGAATAAGGGAAATAGAACTATTTTTTAGTATTAGTTCCTATTACTCGGGGTTCAGTATTTTATTAAATAAAGGGGCGTTGGTACTTTGGAACAGTTAAAGAATTTCTATCAAGATGTTTGGAAAATATTTGAGTTTTTATTTGAAAATGTTTATATGGCTTTGTTTATAGTAGCTGTATTAATACTACTTGTAGAAGTTATGTTAATGATCACCAGAAATACGTATAGCAAGCTTGTTAAGATGATTGATGAAAGTGAACGTATTGCAATTGAAAAACGAATTGAGGAATGGGGAGAAATGATCATCAATAATGTTCAACAGTCTTGCTTGGAGAAAAAGTTAAAGTTAACCATGTATTCGTTCATTCTACCCATATTTGCTTTAGCACTTGTAGCCTTTAGTATTTATAAGTTAAATATGGTGACGAATTTAATCCTTTTTGCGGTTCATTTAGGCGCAATCATACTGATTGTCTTGATTGTATTATTTATTAGAAAGAAAAAAGGAAAAGTGAAAAAGCACAAGAGTCTGATTCATACGGATGAAGGCACTCCTGAAGATGATGATTAATAAGAGGAGCTAGGTTTAATAAATACGTTTGTCTATTAAAAATAATGAAGATTAAGTTCTTCATTATTTTTTTATATCCTATTTCCTCTATATACAACATTATAATACAAAAATACCCATATAGTAACACTAACTTTTATTGTTTAGTGTCAACCATATGGGTATCATATCAGGACCTACTTAATCAGTAAATTATTTACGAAGAGCTTTTTCTATGATGTTTGAAAATATAAGTTATGGTTTATAAATGTTTAATAATATTGTTTGAATGGATTTTATCTCTTGGATGAGAGGCTTTGATCTATATAGGATGTTTTGTTTGTGTTAAGTCTTTTTATGAATAAAATTATATAACTTGGTTCTGTAACTTCTGTTCCTAAAACCTTTTAATTCATCGCAAATTAAGATTTTGGTCGCTAAATGCCTTTCTCAAAAATTAACTCTCACGAATTTGATTAAGAAACTTCAACATCCATCTTCTTTTTAAAGGTTTGTACCGCACCAGTAAAATTAGCAACTACTTTTCGATCATTTATAAAATGAGTACTCCCTATAACTTGTTCTTTATATCTAGGGATCAATTGAAAGTGTAAATGATTTCTTTTGCCATCACACATCGTACACACATATACTTTTTCAGCATTTAACTCTTCCTTAATGATCTTTATACAGCTATTCAAAATTGTTAAGAAATGAGTTCCGAAATGCAATGGCATTTCAGATACATCTTCATAATGTTCCTTTGAAACTATAATAGTATGGCCTAATGACCTTGGATAGTGATCAAACACACAGAATAATTTGTCATCTTCATAAAATTTTAAGTGATCATCATTAGGGTATAATTCACCAGTGTTCAATTATAGCATGTTGGGCATAAACCCTCTTCTTGTAAATCATTAATTTTCTTTTTGAGTTCTTGATACTTATCTTTTTCAAGCTGATTTAACTTAATAAGATTCATGCTCTGTACTCCTCAAGTTGAACATTTTTTATGGTTCTAATTCAATTTATTTTATAAATATAGAGCATTATAAAGCGAGATATCTTTTAACTATACATATAAACTGAAACTAACTCAACGATATGTTCAATCTTATCTTAATCAATAATATTGTAAAGCAATCGATGTTGCCTATTTGCGTAGCTATCGGTCATAGAAGCGATATAGTGACAGACTGTTCTGAATAAGCTATCCAAGTAATGTTGGTTGTAGTTGCCACTGAATAGCATATTCGATTTCATTTTTTCAATACTCACTTTTAACTTTTCATGGAGCTCTTGAATATCCGCACGTTTCTCGCCAACATTTATCTTTTTATCTACTTCTTCTCCCTTACTATGCCAGTACCGTCGATATAGGGCCTCAATAATACGATCAGGAAGCTGCTGTGGGTTATGGGTATAGGCCTTAAATAACCGTTTAATGATATACTTTCCTCTACCATCCATAATTTGTGCCTTATGAGAATAGAGTACTGTATTTTTTAAATATTTCTTGATTGCTTCATCAATATCACTTATTACGTTTGAGTATCTAAGTAATTTAAGTGATTGTAGCTTTTTTGGTGAAAGTTTAATTTGATCTCCTTTTACAGGAAACTCTCTCGTTATGGTTTTAATACTATTTTCAATGAGGTCACTAACCAATATATTGACTATGAATCGTGTTAAATGTCGTATTGTCACTTCCTCTTCCTCTTCTGTTTGATTCTCGATTCGCTCATTAATGTCTTTTAATTCTTTTATGTAACCTGTTATGCGCTCATTATCCTTGTCCTTATATGAATCAAAGATTTCGCTAATCTTGCTAATAATATCTTCATGTGAAATCATGTAGTACTCAAGTGCATCTTCAATATCATGGTGTCTCTGAGCGATTTCATCCGCGCACTCAACGACTAATGCTTCTAAACTCCAATAATCTTCAATCGATTTGTATAAATCAATGTGTTTGTAAAATCCAAGCTCCTTATTATACTTTAACGTATAATGTCTATTTTCCTCATAGTTTACTTTCGTATGGAATAAAAATCCCCATAGTGTATGATAGGTTAGGTTTAAATTATTGGTCTCTTTGGATGTCGTGTAAACGGAGTGCGAGTTATGTTTGTAGCCTAGATTGTCAGTTGATAATAAAAGTCGATTATTACACATATTCATGTTGTGAATGTTTATTGTTCCATTCATAATGCTATGTAGTGTACGCTCTCCTACGTGCCCAAATGGTGTATGTCCTAAATCGTGCCCAAGTGCAATCGCCTCTGCTAAACTCTCATCTAAGTGCAGTGCCTTTGCAATCGTTTGTGATAATTGGGCTACTTCGATCGAATGAGTTAAGCGTGTTCGTGTGTGATCATCCGTGTTTGCTAAAAAAAGTTGTGTCTTACCACTAAGGCTTCTAAATGATTTCGTATAGAGTATACGATCTCTGTCCCTTTGATATGGTGTTCTATAGGGATGCTCGCGATCATCTTGGTCCCGCTTTATATTACATTGTATAAACTTGTTATAACAATCAATTTTCTCTAAATAGTCATTGGTAATTACATGA
The window above is part of the Haloplasma contractile SSD-17B genome. Proteins encoded here:
- a CDS encoding deoxyguanosinetriphosphate triphosphohydrolase family protein gives rise to the protein MDHVITNDYLEKIDCYNKFIQCNIKRDQDDREHPYRTPYQRDRDRILYTKSFRSLSGKTQLFLANTDDHTRTRLTHSIEVAQLSQTIAKALHLDESLAEAIALGHDLGHTPFGHVGERTLHSIMNGTINIHNMNMCNNRLLLSTDNLGYKHNSHSVYTTSKETNNLNLTYHTLWGFLFHTKVNYEENRHYTLKYNKELGFYKHIDLYKSIEDYWSLEALVVECADEIAQRHHDIEDALEYYMISHEDIISKISEIFDSYKDKDNERITGYIKELKDINERIENQTEEEEEVTIRHLTRFIVNILVSDLIENSIKTITREFPVKGDQIKLSPKKLQSLKLLRYSNVISDIDEAIKKYLKNTVLYSHKAQIMDGRGKYIIKRLFKAYTHNPQQLPDRIIEALYRRYWHSKGEEVDKKINVGEKRADIQELHEKLKVSIEKMKSNMLFSGNYNQHYLDSLFRTVCHYIASMTDSYANRQHRLLYNIID
- a CDS encoding HIT family protein, which encodes MNTGELYPNDDHLKFYEDDKLFCVFDHYPRSLGHTIIVSKEHYEDVSEMPLHFGTHFLTILNSCIKIIKEELNAEKVYVCTMCDGKRNHLHFQLIPRYKEQVIGSTHFINDRKVVANFTGAVQTFKKKMDVEVS